CGGCCAGCCGAGGATGAAGATGATGATCTGGGCGACGATCAGGAACATCAGCGGCGACATGTCGAGGCCGGTCACGAAGTTGCTGATCAACTGCTGTCCGCCGAGATAGGCGAACACCGAGGCGAAGGTGGCCGAGCCGACGAACAGCCAGCAGACCATGGCCGACGTGCGCGCCGTCAGATAGACGGACTCCTTCAGCCGCTGCCACGTCAGCGCGCGATAGGCGACCGCGAGCACCAGTCCCCCGATCGCGCCGACCGCCGCCGCCTCGGAGGGGGTCGCGATGCCGAAGAGGATTGCCGCCAGCACCGCGAGGATCAGGAACGCCATCGGCACGAAGGAGGTGAGCAGCATCCAGGCGACCTCGAGGACGCTGTGGTCGCCGACCTCCTCCTTGCTCGGCCGCGGGGCAACGTTGGGCTGCATCACGGCGCGGCCGACGACATAGACGAGATAGAGGCCGGCGAGCAGGAAGCCGGGGATCATGGCGGCGGCGTACATCCGAACGACCGAGACGCCTGAGGTCGCCGCGTAGACGATCAGCATGATGGAGGGCGGGATGAGGATGCCGAGCGTGCCGCCGGCGCAGATGACGCCGGACGCATAGCGGATGTCGTACCGGGCCTTCAGCATGGCCGGGAAGGCGAGCAACCCCATCAGCGTGACCACGGCGCCGACGATGCCGCTGGCCGTCGCGAAAAGCGTGCACGTCACCAGCGCGGCCACCGCCATGGAGCCCGGGATGCGGCGGGACGCTACGTATAGCGCCCCGAACAGCCGGTCGACGACGTTCGCGCGCTCGACGATGTAGCCCATGAACAGGAACAGCGGGATCGACGTCAGCACGTCGTTCGACATCACCGAATAGGTCTGGTTCACGAAGAGATCGAAGATCCGGTTGTTGAAGAAGCCGGCGACCCAGGTCTCCGTCAGCATCCAGCCATCGGCGCCGGATTCCAGCGCGCGCTCGTAGGGCCGCCACATCCGGTCAGCATCAAAATAGGCGTAGTAGCCGACGCCCACCCCCAGGGCCATCAGCGTGAAGGCTACCGGGAAGCCGAGAAAAATCGCCAGCAGAAGCACCAGCAGCATGCCCACGGCAATCATCGGATCGGTCATCGACGGCTCCCCTCGTCGTCGTTGCGGGTCAGGCCGGACGGCACGTCGACCGCCTCCGAGCCATGCTGGAGGACTTCGAGGCTCTTGGTTTCGAGGAGGACCTTTTCCAGTTCCTCGACATCCTGCGCGGCAGCAGGCCAGGCGCCGCTGCGCAGGCAGATGATGCAGCGAAACACCTGCGCGATGCCTTGCAGGAACAGCAGCACGCCGGCCGCGACGATGATCGACTTAAACTGGAAGATCGGGATGTTGGCGGGGCTCATGGTGCTGACCTCGAGATAGCGCCAGGAGCGGCCTGCATAACGCCATCCCGCGAAGATCAGCGCCAGGATGCCGGGGAAGAAGAACAGGAAGAACAGCACCAGTTCGACGCCGGCCTGCGTTCGCGGCTGCCACAGGCGGTAGATGAAGTCGCCACGCACGTGGCCGTCACGCGAAAGGGTATAGGCGCCGGCCATCATGAAGAGGGCGCCGTAGAGCATGTAGGACAGGTCGAACGCCCAGGGCGTCGGCGCGTTGAACAGGTAGCGGGCCACGACCTCGTAGCCGACCCCCAGCGTCATCGCCACGATCGACCAAGCGAAGACCTTTCCGAACCATGCCGACAGGCCGTCGGCGAACCGGATGTAGCTTTCCACTCTGTAGTCCCCAGCAGGCGATGGTCGACGTCAGCGGCCGCCGCGCTCGTGCGCGGCGCAACGTGCAACGGCCGCGATTCGAGGCAGCCTTTCCCGGCGGAAATCCGGAACCCGCCCGGTCCATCGGGGCGGGGCGGGTTCGAATGCACTCCCGGCAGGCAGGCGCCTGCGGCCAAAACGGCCGTCAGATCTTGCCCGGATAGTAGTGCTGGTAGGCCAGCTTGTAGTCCGGCGCGTTGAGCAGCGAGTAGTAGACCACCCGCTCGCACCAGACTTTCTGGCTGTCCACGACCTTCTTGAAGAAGGGTTCCTCCATCAAGGGCGGCAGGATCTTGTCCCAGGCCTCGAGCTGCGCCTTCAGCACGGTGTCCGGCGTGCGCTTGACGTTGACCCCGGACTCCGTCGCCAGCGACTGCAGGTCGGCGGAGTACTGGTTCATGGCGAGGGCGTAGTTGGAGAGATGCGCCGCCTCGACGCCATACTTCAGGATGGCCTGGAGATCGGGGTCCAGATCCTCGAACGTATCCCGGTTGAAGATGTACTCGAAGGATTCGGATGCCTGGTGGTAGGAGGCGAGCATGTAGTTCTTCGCCACGTCCTGCGCGCCGAACCGCTTGTCCGAGGTCGGGTTGTTGAACTCGAACCCGTCGATGACGCCGCGTTCCATCGCCGGCACGATCTCGCCGCCCGGCAGCTGCGCGACCGATGCGCCCATGGCCTGGAACAGGTCGGCCGCAAGCCCGACCGTGCGGTACTTCAGCCCGGTCAGCTGTCCGGCGTCGGTGATCTCGGACTTGAACCAGCCGAGCGGTTGCGCCGGCATTCCGAACGAGAGGAAGCCGACGATGTTGAGGCCGAGGACATCCTGGGTCAGCTCGCGATAGAACTCGTAACCGCCGCCATGATAGAGCCAGGCGATCATCTGGTTGGCGTCGCCGCCGAACACAGGGCCCGTGCCGAACAGCGAGGCGGCCTTGTGCTTGCCGTACCAGTAGACCGGCACCGTGTGCGCGGCGTCGATGGTGCCGTCATGGCAGGCGTCCTGCACCTGAAAGGCTCCCACCACGGCGCCCGCCGGCAGCAGGTCGATCTTCAGGCGGCCGCCCGACATTTCTTCGACGCGCTTCACATATTCCCTGGCCATGTCCTGGAAGACGTCGGATTCCGGCCAAGACGACTGCATCTTCAAGGTCTTGGGGGCCTGCGCCAGAACTGCCGGCGCGGCCAGCGTTCCGGCGGCAGCAGCGGCGCCCGCAATTGCTGCATTGTTGAAGAATTTACGGCGTGAAATGCTCTCCGTCATGTTGCTCCTCCCTCGCCACATGTTTTCGTTTTGGTGGCGAATCCACATTATTGGATGCGACACGGGATGCAACAGTCGTCGGTGAAAAGTCGTGATTTGTCGATAAGATGTTATGGAAGCTCTGCTTCCAGAGAGAGCTGTCGGTCAGCTTTCCCACGGAAGATGGGTGGATATCGGGGGCGAGGACGATTCGGTCACGACTGCCTGACTCGATGTCGATTCGCCTTGCGGAGTTTCCTCTACTGCAGGCATCTTCCGGGCGCGGCCGCGACTGCATCGCATCGATCAGGCGATCTCACGTGCGGACTGGCGCTTGCGCCGTCGTTGATGTAATCCGCGCCGTTGCTGCGCGAGGCCGACATGAATTTCATCCCGGAGACTTCCCTCATCCTGCAGTTCGCGGTGGCGGTGTTCATCATCGCGATCACGCCCGGGCCCGACATGACGCTATTCGTGGGGCGCGCTCTTTCGGAAGGCAGGGCGGCCGGTTTCGCCTGCATGTTCGGCGCGCTGACCGGCATCGTCGTTCACACCACGCTGGTGGCGGTCGGTTTGTCTGCGCTGATCGTCGCGTCGCCGGAGGCGTTTCTTGCCTTGAAGATCGGAGGAGCGGGCTACCTGGTCTGGCTCGCCTACCAGGCCATTCGCCATGGATCGGCATTTTCGCCGGAGAAGCGGGCCGGGTCGGGGCGCTCCCTTTTCCAGAACTGGCTGACCGGGCTTGGCATCAACCTGCTCAATCCCAAGATCATCCTGTTCTTCATGACCTTCCTGCCGCAATTCGTGTCGCCCACCGACCCGAACGCGCCCGGAAAGCTCTTCTTCTTCGGGCTGATGTTTATCGTGCTGGCGATTCCGGTCACTGCGCCGATGGTGATCGCGGCCGACAGGTTCGCTGGCCTGCTCCGCAAGAGCCCGCGGGTGACGCGCATTGTCGATTATCTGTTCGCCGGCGTGTTTTCTGCCTTCGCGCTGAAGATCCTCACCGCGCAGGCGAAATAGGCCGTTCCCCAAGCTGCATGCATGCAGGTGCGCCTACCAGGGCAGGTGCTTCCTCAGCCATTCGCCCGGCCTCTTGGCCAGCCAAGGGCCGACCGTCTTGAGATGGCCGATTGTCTGGCCGTTGATCAACGGAATGCAGGTGCCGTTCGAGCAGAACTGCCCCTGCTGGATCTCGTCGATGTGGAAGTCGCTCGCGGGGTAGTTCTCGTTGGAGAGTGCGCGGCCTGTCGCATTGGTGACGCAGATGTGCAGACCCGGGCCGCCTGACACGATCTCCCGCCACGAATCGCGCTCCCCGTGAACGTTCAAGGCATCCTTGCAGAATGGC
This portion of the Mesorhizobium shangrilense genome encodes:
- a CDS encoding TRAP transporter large permease produces the protein MTDPMIAVGMLLVLLLAIFLGFPVAFTLMALGVGVGYYAYFDADRMWRPYERALESGADGWMLTETWVAGFFNNRIFDLFVNQTYSVMSNDVLTSIPLFLFMGYIVERANVVDRLFGALYVASRRIPGSMAVAALVTCTLFATASGIVGAVVTLMGLLAFPAMLKARYDIRYASGVICAGGTLGILIPPSIMLIVYAATSGVSVVRMYAAAMIPGFLLAGLYLVYVVGRAVMQPNVAPRPSKEEVGDHSVLEVAWMLLTSFVPMAFLILAVLAAILFGIATPSEAAAVGAIGGLVLAVAYRALTWQRLKESVYLTARTSAMVCWLFVGSATFASVFAYLGGQQLISNFVTGLDMSPLMFLIVAQIIIFILGWPLEWTEIIVIFIPIFLPLLPHFGIDPLFFGILVAVNLQTAFLSPPMAMSAYYLKGVSPAHVKLVDIFAGMMPYMGIVILCMVIIYLLPGTVYWLPNLVYGR
- a CDS encoding TRAP transporter small permease subunit yields the protein MESYIRFADGLSAWFGKVFAWSIVAMTLGVGYEVVARYLFNAPTPWAFDLSYMLYGALFMMAGAYTLSRDGHVRGDFIYRLWQPRTQAGVELVLFFLFFFPGILALIFAGWRYAGRSWRYLEVSTMSPANIPIFQFKSIIVAAGVLLFLQGIAQVFRCIICLRSGAWPAAAQDVEELEKVLLETKSLEVLQHGSEAVDVPSGLTRNDDEGSRR
- a CDS encoding TRAP transporter substrate-binding protein, producing MTESISRRKFFNNAAIAGAAAAAGTLAAPAVLAQAPKTLKMQSSWPESDVFQDMAREYVKRVEEMSGGRLKIDLLPAGAVVGAFQVQDACHDGTIDAAHTVPVYWYGKHKAASLFGTGPVFGGDANQMIAWLYHGGGYEFYRELTQDVLGLNIVGFLSFGMPAQPLGWFKSEITDAGQLTGLKYRTVGLAADLFQAMGASVAQLPGGEIVPAMERGVIDGFEFNNPTSDKRFGAQDVAKNYMLASYHQASESFEYIFNRDTFEDLDPDLQAILKYGVEAAHLSNYALAMNQYSADLQSLATESGVNVKRTPDTVLKAQLEAWDKILPPLMEEPFFKKVVDSQKVWCERVVYYSLLNAPDYKLAYQHYYPGKI
- a CDS encoding LysE family translocator; translation: MNFIPETSLILQFAVAVFIIAITPGPDMTLFVGRALSEGRAAGFACMFGALTGIVVHTTLVAVGLSALIVASPEAFLALKIGGAGYLVWLAYQAIRHGSAFSPEKRAGSGRSLFQNWLTGLGINLLNPKIILFFMTFLPQFVSPTDPNAPGKLFFFGLMFIVLAIPVTAPMVIAADRFAGLLRKSPRVTRIVDYLFAGVFSAFALKILTAQAK